From the Argopecten irradians isolate NY chromosome 13, Ai_NY, whole genome shotgun sequence genome, one window contains:
- the LOC138305755 gene encoding neuronal acetylcholine receptor subunit alpha-7-like: MACYRSVLILFLLCCTGQSEPSRNGTIDDWIWLTNVLFANYTKEIYPVHSFASPLTIDVTMFLLTILDFDEVTGIITLNGGILLHWMDFRLIWDPSLYGGIEEILVKSSRVWTPNVFLLSTADELKPFDSEQFDVRLYYDGSSFISPGKQMRASCSVDVSRFPFDTHTCELVLILWDAYVNEVKLGHMQTEADQTYYIPNGEWDIVNTMVSMYEKFPGSISITIQIRRKSMYFALSLMIPILLLCFLNPFVFLIPASSGERISYIITMFLAMAVYVTLIGENLPKVSENMAYLSFFLLIALIYSGTLIVCTILTLRLESKVDVHKFPDVIKRLTIMCRQRRTYTANADGVHTTEDTKQTKKSIICLQKDEVISFVDVSLFASSLIVISIITIGFLSVLFS; encoded by the coding sequence ATGGCATGCTATCGGTCAGTCCTCATTCTGTTTCTACTATGCTGCACTGGTCAGTCTGAACCTTCACGTAATGGCACGATAGACGACTGGATCTGGCTGACCAACGTACTCTTCGCTAACTACACCAAGGAAATCTACCCTGTTCATAGTTTTGCTTCCCCGTTAACCATTGATGTGACCATGTTTTTGCTGACAATCCTCGACTTCGATGAGGTCACAGGTATAATCACCTTAAACGGAGGAATTCTTCTCCATTGGATGGACTTCCGTTTGATATGGGATCCAAGTCTATATGGTGGAATCGAGGAAATTCTCGTCAAATCATCGCGTGTCTGGACGCCCAATGTTTTTCTGCTTTCCACAGCTGACGAATTGAAGCCATTtgattctgaacaatttgatgttAGGCTGTATTACGATGGAAGTTCTTTTATTAGTCCAGGGAAGCAGATGAGAGCCTCCTGTTCAGTGGAcgtttcgcgatttccatttgaCACTCACACGTGTGAACTTGTTCTTATATTATGGGATGCATATGTGAACGAGGTTAAACTCGGCCATATGCAAACAGAAGCCGACCAAACGTATTATATCCCTAACGGCGAGTGGGATATCGTTAATACCATGGTGTCGATGTATGAAAAATTCCCTGGAAGTATCAGCATCACTATCCAAATCAGGAGAAAATCCATGTATTTCGCTTTGTCACTGATGATCCCGATTCTCCTGTTGTGTTTCCTGAACCCGTTTGTGTTTCTCATCCCGGCCTCCTCCGGGGAGAGAATATCATACATTATCACTATGTTCTTAGCCATGGCGGTGTATGTGACGCTGATCGGGGAGAATCTACCGAAGGTTTCGGAAAACATGGCTTATTTGTCATTTTTCCTACTAATTGCCCTTATATACAGTGGAACACTGATCGTTTGTACGATACTGACACTCCGATTGGAATCTAAAGTCGACGTTCACAAGTTCCCGGATGTTATCAAACGTCTCACCATTATGTGTAGACAACGTAGAACCTATACGGCCAACGCGGATGGCGTCCACACGACAGAggacaccaaacaaacaaagaagTCGATAATTTGTTTACAGAAAGACGAAGTGATATCATTCGTCGATGTATCATTGTTTGCATCGTCCCTGATAGTTATTTCTATTATAACCATCGGTTTTTTGTCGGTTTTGTTTTCATAa
- the LOC138306340 gene encoding neuronal acetylcholine receptor subunit alpha-7-like, whose product MRPVYFLFTLTVLSSCGQSVQGRNGTMDDWIRLTNTLLTNYSKDVDPVYNLNETLFIDTGMFILSILDFDEVSGVITFNGGLYHTWTDFRLSWNPQDYGGIENILVSSSLVWKPSVFIINTAEDLTPFDSGKFEVRVMSNGRCIISPGRRIVTTCSVDMTKFPVDAHICEAALLQWGVMPEERALTFNRSDVNLDWYTPNGEWTLVSTVVENSTYPGGLRFTINISRKPVYFTLSLIIPIVLLCFLNPFVFLLPASSGERISYTITMFLSMAVYMSIIGDSLPKVSENMAGMSFFLLISLIYSGCLIVLTIFTLRFESLSDVKEFPNCIKRVTTCLKKRKNNKVQRAKSPDFEEECEKKNDSNDVITKDDVKGTIDKTLFITSFAVIVIFIVIVFSFLFV is encoded by the coding sequence ATGCGGCCGGTCTATTTTCTATTCACACTGACCGTGTTGTCGAGCTGTGGCCAGTCCGTCCAAGGACGTAACGGAACGATGGACGATTGGATCAGACTGACCAACACACTCTTGACCAACTATTCCAAAGACGTGGACCCCGTCTACAACCTGAACGAGACCCTATTTATAGACACGGGGATGTTTATTCTGTCTATTCTGGACTTTGACGAAGTATCAGGTGTGATCACATTTAATGGGGGATTATATCACACATGGACTGACTTCCGGTTATCGTGGAACCCACAGGATTATGGGGGAATTGAAAATATACTAGTTAGCTCTTCGTTGGTATGGAAACCCAGTGTTTTTATTATAAACACCGCCGAGGACTTAACACCGTTTGATTCGGGCAAGTTTGAGGTGCGTGTAATGTCCAATGGTCGGTGCATAATATCGCCTGGCCGGAGAATAGTGACCACGTGCTCTGTGGACATGACAAAATTCCCAGTTGATGCCCATATCTGTGAAGCAGCATTGTTGCAATGGGGTGTCATGCCGGAGGAGAGAGCTCTCACATTCAACAGATCAGATGTGAACTTAGATTGGTACACTCCGAACGGTGAATGGACATTGGTCAGTACTGTTGTAGAGAACTCGACTTATCCTGGGGGTCTGCGTTTCACTATCAATATAAGCCGAAAACCTGTATATTTCACTTTATCCTTGATTATACCCATTGTATTGTTATGTTTCCTGAACCCGTTCGTGTTCCTCCTGCCTGCCTCCTCGGGGGAGCGGATATCCTACACCATCACCATGTTCCTGTCCATGGCGGTGTATATGTCTATTATCGGGGACAGTTTACCAAAGGTCTCAGAGAATATGGCCGGGATGTCATTTTTCCTGTTGATATCCCTTATATACAGCGGCTGTTTGATTGTACTGACGATATTCACACTGCGATTCGAATCTCTTTCTGATGTTAAAGAATTCCCGAACTGCATCAAGCGTGTAACAACCTGTTTAAAAAAGAGGAAAAATAACAAGGTCCAACGTGCTAAATCGCCGGACTTCGAGGAGGAATgtgaaaagaaaaatgatagTAATGACGTCATCACGAAAGATGACGTCAAGGGAACAATcgacaaaacattatttattacGTCATTTGCtgtaattgtaatttttatTGTAATCGTGTTCtcttttttatttgtgtaa
- the LOC138305754 gene encoding acetylcholine receptor subunit beta-type unc-29-like, translating into MENGRFAMLSLLLCCSGQFVIGRSGTMDDWIRLTNTLFSNYTKGIYPVFNFSEALTVDTSMMLISILDLDELSGVITVNAVLTSKWTDFRLKWNPSDYGGIRDIFVNYSTVWKPSLFVQTTAENLEQIGSSQFHVRINYTGECLELPGKIIRSTCQMDMSRFPMDSHLCEIIIRQWGMYIDEVRLINTATTIQMSLFSPNAEWDVVNTSVTEDTHYNKPSNALIFSLYVRRKSRFFIISLTIPIFILCFLNPFVFLLPASSGERISYTITMFLSLAVYMTIMGDNIPRVSDNMAGMTYFLLFALIYSGTLILLTILTIRCEWINDVNRFPDWLRTASVNCCHSKVLQRNAGLRRENETKDESNMEENVNYQLHKDDVMKFIDVSLFAVCFALISIGTILFLSFYYI; encoded by the coding sequence ATGGAAAACGGACGTTTTGCGATGCTGTCCCTTCTACTATGCTGTAGTGGTCAGTTTGTGATTGGCCGTAGCGGGACGATGGACGACTGGATTCGATTGACCAACACATTGTTCTCTAACTACACAAAGGGGATCTACCCTGTCTTCAACTTCAGCGAAGCTTTGACAGTGGACACCTCCATGATGTTGATATCGATTCTTGATTTAGACGAATTGTCAGGAGTTATAACAGTAAATGCGGTACTCACTTCCAAATGGACCGACTTCCGTCTAAAATGGAACCCTTCTGACTACGGCGGGATCAGAGATATATTCGTCAATTATTCAACTGTATGGAAGCCATCTTTATTCGTGCAGACGACGGCGGAAAATTTAGAGCAAATAGGCTCCAGTCAATTCCATGTGAGGATAAACTACACTGGGGAATGTTTGGAGTTACCCGGGAAAATCATCCGATCGACGTGTCAAATGGACATGAGCCGGTTTCCGATGGATTCCCATCTCTGTGAGATTATTATCAGGCAGTGGGGTATGTATATTGACGAGGTCAGACTGATAAATACTGCTACTACAATACAAATGTCTCTGTTCTCACCTAACGCTGAATGGGACGTCGTGAACACGTCCGTGACAGAGGACACACACTACAATAAACCTTCAAACGCACTCATTTTTTCGTTATACGTTAGAAGGAAATCAAGATTTTTCATTATATCTTTGACAATCCCTATTTTTATTCTTTGCTTCTTGAACCCGTTCGTGTTCCTCCTGCCTGCCTCCTCGGGGGAGCGAATATCTTACACCATCACCATGTTCCTGTCCCTGGCCGTCTACATGACAATTATGGGGGACAACATTCCGAGAGTCTCGGACAATATGGCAGGCATGACCTACTTTCTACTCTTCGCTCTGATATACAGTGGCACGCTGATTTTACTTACAATACTGACAATACGCTGTGAATGGATAAATGACGTCAACAGGTTTCCGGACTGGCTAAGAACAGCTTCAGTCAACTGCTGCCATTCAAAGGTGTTACAACGCAATGCCGGGTTGAGAAGAGAAAATGAAACGAAAGATGAATCAAATATGGAAGAAAACGTGAATTACCAACTACATAAGGATGACGTCATGAAATTCATTGACGTGTCGCTTTTTGCTGTCTGTTTTGCTCTTATTAGTATAGGCACAATTCTATTTCTGAGtttctattatatataa
- the LOC138306342 gene encoding neuronal acetylcholine receptor subunit alpha-7-like, giving the protein MASRRILLLFFVFVHLKPVHGGSGTMDDWIRLTDKVFANYTKGIYPLYNFSDTLSIDTTMFLLSILDFDELSGVITLSAGLSLTWTDYRLKWNVSDYGGIDYIQVNSSKIWKPKVYVTTAADDLSQFGNDDFDVTVRATGECGYSPGKLLRSTCSVDMTKFPVDTQSCHMQLMLWDSLSNVKLTFTRTEFLMIYYIPNGEWDITKTSVSDYMGYGSPSRTLDFTLQITRRHIYFIVSLTIPILLLCFLNPFVFLLPASSGERISYTITMFLSLAVYMTLMGDNLPKVSENMAGMSYFLLICLIYSSVLIVLTIFTLRCEATKDVSEFPRWLRRITQSCRKLKSLKIRSYSKRVENVEEPTEKKEHVAEAEIDTDYECLCVNHQDIMRVIDNSLFATSFSFIIIITIWFLSAHYA; this is encoded by the coding sequence ATGGCGTCACGGCGGATTCTTcttctgttttttgttttcgtACACCTTAAACCTGTTCATGGCGGAAGTGGGACAATGGATGATTGGATCCGACTGACTGACAAAGTCTTCGCTAACTACACCAAGGGCATCTACCCCCTGTATAACTTCAGTGATACGTTGTCGATTGACACTACAATGTTCTTATTATCGATCCTAGACTTTGATGAGCTATCAGGGGTGATAACATTAAGTGCAGGATTATCTCTAACATGGACGGATTACCGTCTGAAGTGGAACGTTAGCGATTACGGCGGTATAGATTATATACAAGTGAATTCCTCTAAAATTTGGAAACCCAAGGTTTATGTAACTACAGCTGCTGATGATCTCAGTCAGTTTGGGAATGATGATTTTGATGTAACGGTGAGGGCTACGGGTGAGTGTGGATACAGTCCAGGGAAACTACTGAGGTCCACCTGTTCGGTCGACATGACCAAATTCCCAGTCGATACTCAATCGTGTCACATGCAGTTGATGCTGTGGGACTCGTTATCAAATGTTAAACTGACATTCACACGGACGGAGTTCttaatgatatattacataCCCAATGGGGAATGGGACATCACGAAGACCTCTGTATCCGACTACATGGGCTACGGTTCACCTTCAAGAACTCTGGATTTCACATTGCAGATCACTAGAAGACATATCTACTTCATCGTATCTCTTACAATACCGATCTTGTTGTTATGTTTCCTGAACCCGTTCGTGTTCCTCCTGCCTGCCTCCTCGGGGGAGCGGATATCCTACACCATCACCATGTTCCTGTCTCTGGCCGTCTACATGACGCTGATGGGAGATAATCTCCCCAAGGTATCAGAAAACATGGCGGGCATGTCCTACTTCTTGTTGATATGCTTGATCTACAGCAGTGTACTCATCGTATTGACGATATTCACACTTCGATGTGAAGCCACGAAAGACGTCAGTGAATTTCCAAGATGGCTGAGGCGAATAACGCAGTCTTGTAGAAAACTCAAATCACTTAAAATTCGCTCCTACTCAAAGAGAGTGGAAAACGTTGAAGAACCGACAGAGAAGAAGGAACATGTTGCGGAAGCAGAAATTGACACTGATTATGAATGTTTATGTGTGAACCACCAAGACATTATGCGGGTTATTGATAACTCTCTATTCGCCACCTCCTTTTcgtttattatcattataactaTCTGGTTTCTTAGTGCTCACTATGcctga
- the LOC138306348 gene encoding neuronal acetylcholine receptor subunit alpha-6-like — MSSKHIFLVLIMCSAAAVRSVNGRTGTMDDLIRLNNTLFSNYTKEIYPVYNLSNTMTVYTSLLMLSILDFDEVAGVITINGGLILTWNDFRLTWNPADFGGITDILINSTLAWTPKVFLTNTAEDMEPFETKDFSLRILYNGECLVSPGKVMKSTCSVDMSDFPLDAHTCDILLSQWSVMADEAIMGISRSHFVMDFYAEHGEWEVTETSVAVITAYNQILYKLGIKRRPMYFSLSLIIPILLLCFLNPFVFLLPASSGERISYTITMFLSLAVYMSIIGDSLPRVSENMARMSIFLLVTLIYSTCLILLTILTLRYEAITHVDEFPKFIRKLTFCFLGKKKNKVLNGRLNFVVEKEKNNEVENPSFDVGKDDVMRLINYFLFFTSQLCTIILITWFFCSIFA; from the coding sequence ATGAGCTCGAAACATATTTTCCTGGTGCTGATTATGTGCTCCGCCGCTGCTGTGCGGTCTGTAAATGGACGTACTGGGACGATGGACGACCTGATTCGACTAAATAATACATTGTTTTCTAACTATACCAAGGAAATATATCCCGTATACAACCTCTCTAACACTATGACGGTATACACGTCCTTGCTCATGCTGTCTATTCTCGACTTCGATGAAGTGGCAGGCGTGATTACCATCAACGGAGGCTTAATATTGACTTGGAACGACTTCCGGTTAACATGGAATCCGGCTGATTTTGGAGGGATCACAGATATTCTCATCAATTCAACGCTTGCCTGGACACCGAAGGTATTCTTGACTAATACGGCAGAAGACATGGAACCGTTTGAAACGAAAGACTTCAGTTTAAGGATACTTTATAACGGTGAGTGTTTGGTTTCCCCTGGAAAAGTCATGAAGTCTACTTGTTCAGTTGACATGTCTGATTTCCCATTAGACGCGCATACCTGTGATATTCTTCTTTCGCAGTGGAGCGTAATGGCAGACGAGGCAATTATGGGAATAAGTCGTTCCCATTTCGTAATGGACTTCTACGCCGAGCATGGCGAATGGGAAGTCACAGAGACGTCTGTGGCGGTAATTACAGCTTACAATCAAATCCTTTACAAACTGGGCATCAAAAGAAGGCCCATGTATTTTTCTTTGTCGTTGATCATTCCTATTCTTCTACTGTGTTTCCTGAACCCATTCGTGTTTCTCCTGCCTGCCTCCTCGGGGGAGCGGATATCCTACACCATCACCATGTTCCTGTCTCTGGCCGTCTATATGTCCATTATAGGTGATAGCCTGCCAAGGGTATCAGAGAATATGGCCAGAATGTCTATTTTCTTGTTGGTAACGTTGATATACAGTACGTGCTTGATCTTACTCACCATACTGACACTGCGATATGAAGCTATCACTCATGTCGACGAATTTCCAAAGTTTATCAGGAAGCTAACTTTCTGTTTCTTGGGAAAGAAAAAGAATAAAGTATTAAATGGTAGACTTAACTTCGTCGTTGAAAAGGAGAAAAACAACGAGGTGGAGAATCCTAGCTTTGACGTCGGGAAAGATGACGTCATGCGATTGATCAACTATTTCCTGTTTTTTACGTCACAACTTTGTACAATAATCTTGATCACATGGTTTTTCTGCAGCATTTTTGCTTGA